A single region of the Arthrobacter sp. V1I7 genome encodes:
- a CDS encoding HNH endonuclease signature motif containing protein, producing MDGNQEPEVARAGWGGAGRGATVPDVARLLATVRVSHFGDDDDGGDLDAVGPGRGAVGAVGAGRGDAGAGLAGDAGAGLAGDAGAGLIDQLRELEDLKSAAAALQARIAVAFDVAQRRTRRAAGMPAAELGAGVAAQIALARRESPARGGRLLGLAKALVTEMPHTLAALESGQLNEWRATLLVKETACPSAADRCAVDDELATDTGSFTGAGDRAMVAAARACAYRRDPRSVTERASHAAGDRHVSLRPAPDTMTYLTALLPVSAGVAAYAALSRQADSLRAGGDPRGRGQLMADGLIERLTGTPGGITGIEIQLILTDRTLFQGDSEPARLPGYAIVPAGWARELIKNAGAAPGTGDSGRPGAGGKGSGGGSDSDAGAAGNWAGSAETRGAAGHGDDGDHRQLQTWLRRLYTAPGTGELVAMDSRARLFPVGLRRFLQARDDTCRTPYCDAPIRHLDHIIAWKHGGPTTSANGAGRCEACNYTKETPGWTSRPRPGPAGTNKHRHGLELTTPTGHSYHSTAARHSHDSKRGRISRRGRSCRQTRQNRTHAPGEGTETITPAEPASCLIRPHRARCFLTHRSATA from the coding sequence ATGGACGGCAATCAGGAGCCCGAAGTGGCTCGGGCAGGATGGGGCGGCGCCGGACGCGGCGCGACGGTCCCGGATGTCGCCCGCCTGCTCGCCACGGTCCGTGTTTCCCATTTCGGCGACGACGACGACGGCGGGGACCTCGATGCCGTCGGTCCCGGCCGCGGGGCCGTCGGTGCCGTCGGTGCCGGCCGCGGCGATGCTGGGGCCGGGCTGGCCGGCGATGCCGGGGCCGGGCTGGCCGGCGATGCCGGGGCCGGGCTGATTGACCAGCTCCGGGAGCTCGAGGATCTGAAGTCCGCCGCGGCCGCGCTGCAGGCCAGGATCGCGGTCGCCTTCGATGTCGCCCAGCGCCGGACCCGGCGTGCCGCGGGGATGCCCGCGGCCGAGCTCGGCGCCGGGGTCGCGGCGCAGATCGCCCTCGCCCGGCGCGAATCCCCGGCCCGCGGCGGCCGGCTCCTGGGCCTGGCCAAAGCCCTCGTGACCGAAATGCCGCACACCCTCGCCGCGCTCGAGAGCGGGCAGCTCAACGAATGGCGCGCCACCCTCCTGGTCAAGGAAACCGCATGCCCGTCCGCCGCGGACCGCTGCGCCGTCGACGACGAACTCGCCACCGACACCGGTTCCTTCACCGGCGCGGGCGACCGGGCCATGGTTGCCGCGGCCCGGGCCTGCGCCTACCGGCGGGACCCGCGCTCGGTCACGGAGCGGGCCAGCCACGCCGCCGGTGACCGGCACGTCAGCCTCCGCCCCGCCCCGGACACCATGACCTACCTGACCGCGCTGCTCCCGGTCTCCGCCGGCGTCGCCGCCTACGCCGCCCTGTCCCGGCAAGCCGATTCGCTCCGCGCCGGCGGGGACCCCCGGGGCCGCGGGCAGCTCATGGCCGACGGGCTCATCGAACGCCTCACCGGCACCCCCGGCGGGATCACCGGCATCGAAATCCAGCTCATCCTGACCGACCGGACCCTGTTCCAGGGCGACAGCGAACCCGCCCGGCTCCCCGGCTACGCCATCGTCCCCGCCGGCTGGGCCCGCGAACTGATCAAAAACGCCGGCGCAGCGCCCGGCACCGGCGATTCGGGCCGCCCGGGAGCCGGAGGCAAAGGCAGTGGAGGCGGCAGCGACAGCGACGCCGGCGCCGCCGGAAACTGGGCCGGCAGTGCGGAAACCCGCGGCGCCGCCGGTCATGGCGACGACGGCGACCACCGCCAGCTGCAGACCTGGCTGCGGCGGCTCTACACCGCCCCCGGCACCGGGGAACTGGTCGCAATGGACTCCCGGGCCCGGCTCTTCCCCGTCGGGCTCCGACGCTTCCTCCAGGCCCGCGACGACACCTGCCGCACGCCCTACTGCGACGCCCCGATCCGCCATCTGGACCACATCATTGCGTGGAAGCACGGCGGACCGACCACCTCAGCCAACGGTGCCGGGCGCTGCGAAGCCTGCAACTACACCAAGGAAACCCCCGGCTGGACAAGCCGCCCACGACCCGGGCCCGCCGGCACCAACAAGCACAGGCACGGCCTCGAACTCACCACCCCCACCGGCCACAGCTACCACTCCACCGCTGCCCGGCACAGTCATGATTCAAAACGCGGTCGAATATCCCGCCGAGGTAGATCCTGCCGCCAGACGCGGCAGAACCGAACTCATGCGCCGGGTGAAGGCACGGAAACGATCACGCCCGCTGAACCAGCCAGCTGCCTGATCCGGCCACACAGGGCGAGATGCTTCTTAACGCACAGAAGTGCCACCGCTTAA
- the murA gene encoding UDP-N-acetylglucosamine 1-carboxyvinyltransferase codes for MSSVLTIRGGVPLTGRVTVRGAKNLVPKAMVAALLGNEPSVLRNVPEIKDVEVVTSLLQLHGVTVEKDPVTGDLTLDPKGAKTASSTAIDAHAGDSRIPILLCGPLIHAIGEAFIPDLGGCKIGDRPIDYHLNVLRQFGAVVEKRPGGIHISAPNGLKGTKIALPYPSVGATEQVLLSATRAEGITELMGAATEPEIVDLIAVLQKMGAIISVQTDRTIRIEGVRDLGGYNHRALSDRNESASWASAALVTRGDIFVEGATQRDMMTFLNTYRKVGGGMDIQDDGIRFYHRGGKLNPLVLETDVHPGFMTDWQQPLIVALTQAEGVSIVHETVYENRFGFTDALIRMGANIQVHRECLGSVPCRFGQRNFLHSAVISGPTQLSGTDIDVPDLRGGFSHLIAALAATGTSRVTGIDIINRGYERFTEKLAGLGADFDISSAE; via the coding sequence ATGAGTAGTGTTCTGACAATCCGCGGAGGCGTCCCGCTGACTGGCCGCGTCACCGTCCGAGGGGCCAAAAATCTTGTCCCCAAGGCAATGGTCGCCGCCCTGCTGGGCAATGAGCCGTCCGTGCTGCGCAACGTGCCGGAAATCAAAGACGTCGAGGTTGTCACCAGCCTGCTCCAGCTCCACGGTGTCACCGTTGAGAAGGACCCCGTCACGGGGGACCTGACCCTCGACCCGAAGGGTGCCAAGACGGCATCCAGCACGGCCATTGATGCCCACGCCGGCGATTCCCGCATTCCGATCCTGCTGTGCGGGCCCTTGATCCATGCCATTGGCGAAGCTTTCATCCCTGACCTCGGCGGCTGCAAGATCGGTGACCGTCCGATCGACTACCACCTGAACGTTCTTCGTCAATTCGGCGCCGTCGTGGAAAAGCGGCCCGGCGGGATCCACATTTCGGCGCCCAACGGTCTCAAGGGCACCAAGATTGCCCTGCCGTACCCCTCCGTTGGTGCGACGGAACAGGTGCTGCTCAGCGCTACCCGCGCCGAAGGCATCACCGAACTCATGGGTGCCGCCACCGAGCCCGAGATCGTGGACCTCATCGCCGTGCTGCAGAAGATGGGCGCGATCATCAGCGTCCAGACGGACCGTACGATTCGGATCGAAGGCGTCCGTGACCTCGGCGGCTACAACCACCGCGCGCTATCGGACCGCAACGAGTCCGCCTCCTGGGCATCCGCTGCCCTCGTCACCCGCGGCGACATCTTCGTTGAGGGCGCCACCCAGCGCGACATGATGACCTTCCTCAACACCTACCGCAAGGTCGGCGGCGGCATGGACATCCAGGACGATGGCATCCGCTTCTACCACCGCGGCGGCAAGCTCAATCCGCTGGTCCTCGAAACAGATGTGCACCCGGGTTTCATGACGGACTGGCAGCAGCCGCTGATCGTCGCCCTGACACAGGCCGAGGGTGTCTCGATCGTCCACGAGACCGTCTACGAAAACCGGTTTGGTTTCACTGACGCGCTGATCCGGATGGGAGCTAACATCCAGGTGCACCGGGAATGCCTGGGCAGCGTGCCGTGCCGTTTCGGCCAGCGCAACTTCCTGCATTCAGCCGTCATCTCGGGGCCAACGCAGCTCTCCGGCACCGACATCGACGTGCCGGATCTGCGTGGCGGTTTCAGCCACCTGATCGCGGCCCTCGCGGCCACCGGCACCTCCCGGGTCACCGGAATCGACATCATCAACCGTGGCTATGAGCGCTTCACCGAAAAGCTCGCCGGGCTTGGCGCCGACTTTGACATCAGTTCAGCCGAGTAG
- a CDS encoding 1-acyl-sn-glycerol-3-phosphate acyltransferase, whose translation MKESAKSHITFVLVAGIVRPVMNLLMRKQWEGVEKLPAGGFIAAPNHTTEIDPLVFGHMLYNQKRMPHFLAKAGLFKVPVVGAVLRNTKQIPVERSSSGANRSLQIAKEVVDEGGAIIIYPEGTLTRDPELWPMRGHTGAARMALESGIPVVPMAHWGAHEVFPRYAKRFHIFPRKTSRLIVGAPVDLSAFAGRPLDKATLSEATNLIMDAITGLVATLRGEKSPAVRWDPSAHSQSTHGRFIERGETGPGKATRNGGASNENIGDSTE comes from the coding sequence GTGAAGGAATCCGCGAAAAGCCACATCACCTTCGTCCTTGTCGCCGGCATCGTCCGGCCCGTGATGAACCTCCTGATGAGGAAGCAATGGGAAGGCGTCGAGAAGCTCCCGGCAGGGGGCTTTATTGCCGCACCCAACCACACCACTGAAATCGATCCGCTGGTGTTCGGGCACATGCTCTACAACCAGAAACGGATGCCGCACTTTCTTGCCAAGGCCGGGCTCTTCAAGGTCCCGGTCGTCGGCGCGGTGTTGCGCAACACCAAACAGATCCCGGTGGAACGCTCGTCGTCGGGCGCGAACCGCTCGCTGCAGATCGCCAAAGAGGTAGTTGACGAGGGCGGTGCCATCATCATCTATCCCGAGGGGACACTGACCCGCGATCCGGAGCTGTGGCCGATGAGGGGCCACACCGGCGCAGCCCGGATGGCGCTGGAGAGCGGCATCCCCGTGGTGCCGATGGCCCACTGGGGCGCCCACGAGGTTTTCCCCCGCTACGCCAAGCGCTTCCACATCTTTCCGCGGAAGACCTCACGCCTGATCGTCGGTGCGCCGGTGGACTTGAGCGCCTTCGCCGGACGACCGCTGGACAAAGCAACGCTCTCCGAAGCGACGAACCTCATCATGGACGCCATCACCGGGCTGGTCGCCACACTTCGTGGAGAAAAGTCGCCGGCTGTACGCTGGGATCCGTCCGCGCACAGCCAGTCCACTCATGGCCGCTTCATCGAACGTGGCGAGACCGGCCCGGGCAAGGCCACCCGGAACGGCGGCGCGTCGAACGAGAATATTGGGGACAGTACCGAATGA
- a CDS encoding NAD(P)H-dependent glycerol-3-phosphate dehydrogenase, which produces MTADFPATDTARTVAVLGAGSWGTTFAKIVADGAIASGVERRIRLWGRRAEVVDQINILHKNEQYLKDIVLPSSITASTDVAEVFDGAELVILAVPAQTLRPQLREWKHLVPPGAFVVSLMKGLELHSDARMSEVISEELGIPAERIAVVSGPNLAMEIAREEPTASVVASTDSEAAGWIARSCTAPYFRPYTTTDVIGVEIGGIVKNVIALAVGICEGKRMGDNTKASVITRGLAETSRLTLALGGEARTMAGLAGLGDLVATCSSPLSRNHTAGRLLGKGLTLEQVTAEMNQTAEGIKSSQAVHELAGKLDVDMPITAAVVAVLAGKLSIDDLGPLLLSRELKPEGEY; this is translated from the coding sequence ATGACCGCCGACTTCCCCGCGACGGACACCGCCCGGACCGTCGCCGTCCTCGGGGCAGGCTCCTGGGGAACCACCTTCGCGAAGATCGTCGCTGACGGTGCGATCGCGTCCGGCGTTGAACGAAGGATCCGCCTCTGGGGCCGGCGCGCCGAAGTGGTGGACCAGATCAACATCCTGCACAAAAACGAGCAGTACCTCAAGGACATCGTCCTGCCGTCCAGCATCACCGCATCGACCGACGTCGCGGAGGTCTTCGACGGCGCCGAGCTGGTAATTCTCGCGGTCCCGGCGCAGACCCTGAGGCCCCAGCTGCGCGAATGGAAGCACCTCGTGCCGCCCGGTGCTTTCGTTGTTTCCCTCATGAAGGGCCTTGAGCTCCACTCGGATGCACGGATGAGTGAAGTCATCAGTGAAGAGCTCGGCATCCCCGCGGAACGGATCGCTGTCGTTTCAGGACCCAACCTGGCCATGGAGATCGCGCGTGAGGAGCCAACTGCTTCTGTTGTGGCCTCGACCGATTCCGAGGCCGCCGGCTGGATCGCCCGCAGCTGCACCGCACCCTACTTCCGCCCGTACACCACCACCGATGTGATCGGCGTCGAAATCGGCGGCATCGTCAAGAACGTCATCGCCCTGGCCGTCGGAATCTGCGAAGGCAAGCGGATGGGCGACAACACCAAGGCCTCGGTCATCACCCGAGGGCTTGCCGAAACCTCCCGCCTGACACTCGCGCTGGGCGGGGAAGCCCGGACCATGGCCGGGCTCGCCGGACTGGGTGACCTGGTGGCAACGTGCTCCTCCCCGTTGTCCCGGAACCACACCGCCGGCCGGCTGCTGGGCAAGGGCCTCACCCTCGAGCAGGTCACGGCCGAAATGAACCAGACGGCCGAAGGCATCAAGTCCAGCCAGGCAGTCCACGAGCTTGCCGGAAAGCTCGACGTCGACATGCCCATTACAGCGGCCGTCGTCGCCGTGCTGGCCGGCAAACTGTCCATAGACGATCTGGGACCGCTCCTGCTGTCCCGGGAATTGAAGCCCGAAGGCGAATACTAA
- a CDS encoding D-alanine--D-alanine ligase family protein has translation MNPDVSSTRSRPRVAVLFGGRSSEHAVSCVTAAGVLGAIDQTKYEVIPIGIAKTGQWVLVSGDTHEWSLSASSLPEVAPSEQTVTLAEISGEHQLIVASPNEVPQELGSVDVVFPLLHGPFGEDGTIQGLLELSDTRYVGAGVLASAVGMDKHFMKVVFESAGLRVGPYVAVTDRQWRNDPETVRKRVDQLGFPVFVKPARAGSSMGISKVDSLEGLDAAIEAARKHDPKLVIEAGIVGREIECAVLEGRGTDAPRTSMPGEISVAGGGHEFYDFNAKYVEDDAAALSCPADLTEEAITRVRELAAVAFDAVGAEGLSRVDFFYTPDGELIINEINTMPGFTPKSMYPQMWKASGLSYAELIDELIYLALHRRTGLR, from the coding sequence ATGAACCCAGACGTCAGTTCCACCCGCTCGCGGCCCCGCGTGGCGGTGCTGTTCGGTGGACGCTCCAGCGAACACGCCGTGAGTTGCGTCACCGCGGCGGGTGTCCTCGGCGCGATTGACCAGACCAAGTACGAGGTCATCCCCATCGGCATCGCCAAGACGGGCCAATGGGTCCTGGTTTCCGGCGATACGCACGAGTGGTCCCTGTCTGCTTCCTCGCTGCCCGAGGTCGCTCCCTCGGAGCAGACCGTGACGCTGGCCGAGATCAGTGGGGAACATCAGCTGATTGTGGCTTCCCCGAACGAGGTCCCGCAGGAACTGGGTTCCGTGGACGTGGTTTTCCCGCTGCTGCACGGGCCGTTCGGCGAGGACGGCACGATCCAGGGTCTGCTGGAGCTGTCCGACACGCGTTACGTTGGCGCCGGCGTGCTGGCGTCCGCCGTCGGGATGGATAAACACTTCATGAAGGTGGTGTTTGAATCTGCCGGGCTACGGGTCGGGCCCTACGTCGCCGTAACTGACCGGCAGTGGCGCAACGATCCGGAGACGGTCCGCAAGCGCGTGGACCAGCTCGGCTTCCCTGTGTTCGTGAAGCCGGCCCGGGCGGGATCCTCCATGGGCATCTCCAAGGTCGACTCGCTGGAAGGCCTGGACGCCGCGATCGAGGCGGCCCGGAAGCACGATCCAAAGCTCGTCATCGAGGCAGGCATCGTGGGCCGGGAGATCGAGTGCGCGGTCCTGGAAGGCCGGGGGACCGACGCTCCGCGTACGTCCATGCCCGGGGAGATCTCCGTCGCGGGCGGCGGACACGAGTTCTATGACTTCAACGCCAAATACGTGGAGGACGACGCCGCCGCGCTCAGCTGCCCGGCAGACCTTACCGAAGAGGCCATCACCCGGGTCCGCGAACTTGCCGCCGTCGCGTTTGACGCCGTCGGCGCCGAAGGGCTGAGCCGGGTCGACTTTTTCTATACTCCTGACGGCGAACTGATCATCAACGAGATCAACACCATGCCGGGGTTCACTCCCAAGAGCATGTACCCGCAGATGTGGAAGGCCTCGGGCCTGAGCTACGCGGAGCTGATCGACGAACTGATTTACCTGGCCCTGCACCGCAGGACCGGGCTGCGCTAG
- a CDS encoding LCP family protein: MAFDTEQQTSDDRRQPRQKDRKRRTGRKVLLGFVAFFLVVAAAAGLFAFNLAQSFDSKAQKIDNAFPDESSRPDKVEAASGPSATNMLLLGSDSRAAGVEDAEAGAGAPTDQRSDTMMWVHIPADRKNIYVMSILRDTWVDVPGHGESKINSAMAFGGIPLTVQTLENMFDTRLDNVAIIDFEGFKAMTDALGGVEVNVPVAFNTQQFSFPAGKQELTGEQALAFVRERKAFSDGDYQRVKNQQVFLKAILSRFLTPETLTNPETLSTLVDTVSPYVSVDATLDAGKVGALAVELRDVRAFDVTSFTLPTLGIGTSADGQSIVLRDDAAVAEIRDALKNDTLGSFLQQSGVAR, from the coding sequence ATGGCTTTTGATACCGAGCAGCAGACTTCAGACGACAGGCGCCAGCCGAGGCAGAAGGACCGGAAACGGCGCACCGGTCGAAAGGTGCTGCTGGGCTTCGTGGCGTTCTTCCTCGTCGTGGCTGCCGCAGCGGGACTGTTCGCCTTCAACCTCGCCCAGAGCTTCGATTCCAAGGCGCAGAAAATCGACAACGCGTTCCCCGACGAATCGTCCCGGCCTGACAAGGTAGAGGCAGCATCGGGACCCAGCGCCACCAATATGCTGCTGCTCGGAAGCGACAGCCGTGCCGCGGGCGTTGAGGACGCCGAGGCCGGGGCCGGCGCTCCGACCGACCAGCGGTCAGACACCATGATGTGGGTCCACATTCCGGCGGACCGGAAGAACATCTACGTCATGTCCATTCTGCGCGACACCTGGGTTGATGTTCCCGGGCACGGTGAGTCCAAGATAAACTCCGCGATGGCCTTCGGCGGCATACCCCTGACGGTGCAAACCCTGGAAAACATGTTTGATACCCGGCTGGACAACGTGGCCATCATCGACTTCGAGGGTTTCAAAGCCATGACTGACGCTTTGGGCGGCGTCGAAGTCAATGTTCCCGTGGCGTTCAATACCCAGCAGTTCTCATTCCCTGCCGGGAAACAGGAGCTGACGGGGGAGCAGGCCCTGGCCTTCGTCCGCGAACGCAAGGCATTCAGCGACGGCGACTACCAGCGGGTCAAGAACCAGCAGGTGTTCCTGAAGGCCATTCTGTCGCGGTTCCTCACGCCCGAAACCCTCACAAATCCCGAAACGCTCAGCACGCTGGTTGACACCGTGTCACCCTACGTCAGCGTGGACGCGACCCTGGACGCCGGAAAAGTCGGGGCCCTGGCCGTGGAGCTCCGTGACGTCAGAGCCTTCGATGTCACGAGTTTCACCCTGCCGACGCTGGGGATCGGGACTTCGGCCGACGGCCAGTCCATTGTCCTCAGGGATGACGCGGCGGTGGCAGAAATCCGGGACGCCCTGAAGAACGACACTCTTGGCAGCTTCCTGCAACAGTCCGGCGTCGCCAGATAA
- a CDS encoding DUF3515 domain-containing protein — translation MPFRHSDSARPQYLLALAAVAALAFTACAPVVDVTPAKDSANAACAPMMVALPDSIGEAKLRRTNSQGTAAWGEPSLVILRCGVNVPGPTTDRCVSVNGVDWVIKEGDPVWTLTTFGREPATEILMDPDKISSATVLADLSASASKITSTRGCVGQEELQNLPPSN, via the coding sequence ATGCCTTTCCGCCACAGTGATTCCGCGCGCCCACAATATCTCCTGGCCTTGGCCGCTGTTGCGGCCCTTGCCTTCACGGCCTGCGCTCCGGTGGTGGACGTCACCCCGGCGAAGGACAGTGCGAACGCCGCCTGCGCCCCCATGATGGTCGCACTGCCGGACAGCATCGGCGAGGCCAAACTGCGTAGGACAAACAGCCAGGGAACGGCTGCCTGGGGCGAACCGTCGTTGGTCATCCTGCGCTGCGGCGTCAACGTCCCGGGACCAACCACAGACCGTTGCGTCAGCGTGAACGGCGTCGACTGGGTCATCAAGGAAGGCGACCCGGTGTGGACGCTGACCACTTTCGGACGCGAACCGGCCACTGAGATCCTGATGGACCCGGACAAGATCAGTTCGGCCACAGTGCTGGCGGATCTTTCCGCCTCAGCCTCAAAGATTACGTCGACCCGGGGCTGCGTGGGCCAGGAAGAGCTGCAGAACCTGCCGCCCAGCAACTAG
- a CDS encoding glycosyltransferase family 4 protein, producing MQITLITHSYWPEQSPPQRRWTAMIKEFSHSGWDVDVVTPVAHYPFGRRALPPWMAGRPFHLRNGQFTEKILHVPYLRHGNSRAARLLDQCFSAALSIPAGLMVRKPDVVIVTAPGLPSLAAGYIVAKLRRVPLIVEMRDAWPDLARDARLVQGSVKSVVEHAVDFVQHRADLVVTVTEGFAATLRSRGIRRVATVSNGVHLDAIPVVGPPEMEREVFEALYLGNHGESQRLDVAIRASALVGDSMHLHMVGHGTQRPVLEKLARELKAPVTFHAPLTGDAMLERYASADTCIVSLRDDWKSFETTVPSKTYEVLAIGRHVTAVVRGEAARIITDAEAGDVVASDPEQLAALWRELAADRGRLVRNGDSRQWVKANAEYEQLAGRYMDLIAELLAETRS from the coding sequence TTGCAGATCACGCTGATCACGCACTCCTACTGGCCGGAACAGAGCCCTCCCCAGCGGCGCTGGACGGCCATGATCAAGGAGTTTTCCCACTCCGGCTGGGACGTCGACGTCGTGACCCCGGTGGCGCACTATCCCTTCGGCAGGCGGGCCCTGCCACCGTGGATGGCGGGAAGGCCGTTCCATCTGCGGAACGGCCAGTTCACCGAAAAAATCCTTCACGTTCCTTACCTGCGCCACGGCAACTCCCGTGCCGCACGCCTGCTGGACCAGTGTTTTTCGGCCGCCCTGTCGATCCCGGCCGGGCTGATGGTCCGCAAGCCCGACGTCGTCATTGTCACTGCCCCGGGCCTGCCCTCGCTCGCCGCCGGCTATATCGTGGCCAAGCTGCGCCGCGTACCGCTGATCGTGGAAATGCGTGACGCCTGGCCGGACCTCGCCCGCGACGCCCGCCTCGTTCAGGGCAGTGTCAAGAGCGTTGTGGAACATGCGGTGGACTTCGTGCAGCACCGGGCGGATCTCGTTGTCACGGTGACGGAGGGATTCGCCGCAACGCTGCGATCGCGCGGTATCCGCAGGGTGGCGACGGTCAGCAACGGCGTGCACTTGGACGCCATTCCCGTCGTTGGCCCTCCTGAAATGGAGCGGGAGGTATTTGAGGCCCTTTACTTGGGAAACCATGGCGAAAGCCAACGGCTGGACGTAGCGATCCGGGCGAGCGCGCTGGTGGGGGATTCCATGCACCTGCACATGGTGGGCCACGGGACCCAGCGTCCGGTGCTGGAAAAGCTAGCGCGTGAACTGAAAGCTCCCGTCACCTTCCACGCACCCCTGACCGGGGACGCCATGCTGGAACGTTACGCCTCGGCGGATACCTGCATCGTGTCACTTCGTGATGACTGGAAATCCTTCGAAACCACGGTGCCATCCAAGACTTATGAAGTCCTGGCGATCGGACGTCACGTCACGGCTGTGGTGCGTGGCGAAGCCGCGCGCATCATCACCGACGCCGAGGCAGGCGACGTCGTCGCCAGCGACCCGGAACAGCTGGCCGCCTTGTGGCGCGAGCTGGCCGCCGACCGCGGCCGCCTGGTCCGCAACGGCGACAGCCGCCAGTGGGTCAAGGCGAATGCCGAGTACGAGCAATTGGCCGGCCGCTACATGGACCTGATCGCCGAGCTTCTCGCGGAAACCCGTTCCTAG
- a CDS encoding glycosyltransferase family 4 protein: MMQLLKNVWLTQSVVRQHLTDDPVILFLQLSRRLPSAVLPLAERLCRRAPKNSISSAVLFVALAAGDDADVERRLLIAAADGSVGGERARRLADLALAANLPALADSFLAKAGASRHLQQARARRLWYDGAISEAVEALKGAGAAGMRQQARLAAEAAILADAVPSLERRAYVPVPGRILHLLTNSLPHTASGYAQRSHSTLLAQREAGWDVLAVTRLGYPVQVGKVFAKSTDTVDGVRYQRLLPSTMARTIDARLQQQAEQLLAVALEFKPSVLHTTTHYVNGLVVRAVAQALGIPWVYEVRGQLADTWASTRGPEARNSEKYRAFQRREAEVMKGADLVLTLGTAMKANIVAAGIPDKKVIIAPNAVGGDFLSEPLDKASARRELGLAEDGQFIGTVSSLVNYEGIEDLLAAFILLAPDLPELRLLIVGDGAAMPSLQMQAQRSGYAGRIIFTGRVPRGRAALYHQALDVFVVPRKDLEVTRSVTPLKPVEAMACARPVVASALPALAEIVEDGVTGLLAAPEEPAAFAAAIRGLLSDVRLAAEFGAAGRERVLSERTWAANAVALARELEMLGVTI; the protein is encoded by the coding sequence ATGATGCAGCTCCTAAAGAACGTGTGGCTGACCCAAAGTGTGGTCCGGCAGCACCTCACTGACGATCCCGTGATCCTGTTCCTGCAGCTTTCACGCAGGCTGCCCTCTGCGGTGCTTCCGCTGGCAGAGCGTCTGTGCCGCCGGGCGCCCAAAAATTCCATTTCGTCGGCCGTGTTGTTCGTCGCACTCGCCGCAGGGGACGACGCCGACGTCGAGAGGCGCCTGCTGATCGCCGCCGCCGACGGCAGCGTCGGCGGGGAGCGCGCCCGGCGACTGGCCGACCTCGCCCTCGCGGCGAACCTGCCGGCCCTCGCGGACAGCTTCCTGGCGAAGGCAGGCGCGTCCCGGCACCTCCAGCAGGCCCGGGCACGACGCCTCTGGTATGACGGCGCCATCAGCGAAGCCGTAGAGGCGCTCAAGGGCGCAGGAGCCGCAGGAATGCGGCAGCAGGCCCGTTTGGCTGCTGAGGCCGCAATACTGGCGGACGCCGTCCCGTCGCTGGAACGCCGTGCGTACGTACCCGTTCCCGGCCGCATCCTGCATCTTCTGACCAACTCCCTGCCGCACACGGCCAGCGGCTATGCCCAGCGCTCCCACTCCACCCTGCTGGCGCAGCGGGAAGCCGGATGGGACGTGCTGGCGGTCACCAGGCTGGGTTATCCCGTGCAGGTCGGGAAGGTCTTTGCGAAATCCACGGACACCGTGGACGGAGTCCGTTACCAAAGGCTTCTTCCCTCGACAATGGCCCGGACCATCGATGCCCGGCTGCAACAGCAGGCGGAGCAGCTGCTCGCCGTGGCCCTCGAGTTCAAGCCGAGCGTGCTTCACACGACGACGCACTACGTCAACGGGCTGGTGGTCCGGGCCGTGGCTCAGGCGCTCGGGATTCCTTGGGTCTACGAGGTCCGCGGCCAACTGGCCGACACCTGGGCCTCCACCCGTGGACCCGAGGCCCGAAACAGCGAGAAGTATCGGGCGTTTCAGCGGCGCGAGGCGGAAGTCATGAAAGGTGCAGACCTCGTGCTGACACTCGGGACGGCCATGAAGGCCAATATCGTCGCTGCCGGCATCCCCGACAAGAAGGTCATTATTGCCCCCAACGCTGTGGGCGGCGACTTCCTCTCCGAGCCCCTTGATAAGGCCAGCGCCCGCCGTGAGCTTGGTCTCGCAGAGGACGGGCAATTTATCGGCACCGTCAGCAGCTTGGTAAACTACGAGGGAATCGAAGACCTCCTGGCCGCGTTCATCCTGCTGGCACCGGACCTGCCCGAACTCCGTTTGTTGATTGTCGGAGACGGGGCAGCCATGCCGTCGTTGCAGATGCAGGCGCAGCGGAGCGGCTATGCCGGCCGCATCATCTTCACCGGCCGGGTGCCGCGTGGCCGTGCGGCCCTGTACCATCAAGCGCTGGATGTATTCGTTGTGCCGCGCAAAGACCTGGAGGTGACGCGTTCCGTGACACCGCTCAAACCCGTGGAAGCCATGGCGTGCGCCCGCCCCGTCGTGGCGAGCGCCCTGCCGGCCCTGGCCGAAATCGTTGAGGACGGCGTGACCGGCCTCCTGGCGGCGCCGGAGGAACCTGCGGCATTCGCCGCCGCCATCCGGGGGCTGTTGTCGGATGTGCGGCTAGCAGCAGAGTTCGGCGCTGCTGGCAGGGAGCGTGTGTTAAGCGAAAGAACGTGGGCCGCCAACGCGGTTGCCCTGGCACGAGAGTTGGAAATGCTGGGAGTAACCATCTAA